From one Nonomuraea polychroma genomic stretch:
- a CDS encoding 1-acyl-sn-glycerol-3-phosphate acyltransferase, which yields MLPPRILRRIVLAPLVIVVTVFMLVTLPFWLLVTAAASLRLPPPQRRGLRFVWFAVAWLTLESAVLIACLWLWVAGGARRQERHYDLIRWFLAKVYAAAVRIFRLTLDVQEPEPTEEERAARLTRPVIVLSRHAGPGDSFLLIYHLLALYRRRPRIVMKAALQYDPSLDVVINRLPNAFVPRTSGQQGVIEEIRRLAATMGDQDALVIFPEGGNFTPRRRRLAIRRLEEKGLAKEAERARGMDHLLPPRPSGAIAAIDACPSADVVFVAHTGLDDLVTLGDVWRKLPFSAHITAKWWRVPAAQVPRTREERVRWLYDHWEQIDAWISAQRLLVGEKGPQAGRAG from the coding sequence TTGCTCCCACCACGCATCCTGCGCCGGATCGTCCTGGCTCCGCTGGTCATCGTGGTGACCGTGTTCATGCTGGTCACTCTGCCGTTCTGGCTCCTGGTCACGGCCGCCGCCTCGCTCCGCCTGCCGCCGCCACAGCGGAGGGGGCTCAGGTTCGTGTGGTTCGCGGTGGCGTGGCTGACGCTGGAGTCGGCGGTGCTGATCGCGTGCCTGTGGTTGTGGGTGGCGGGCGGGGCCCGGCGCCAGGAGCGGCACTACGACCTGATCAGGTGGTTCCTGGCCAAGGTGTACGCCGCCGCGGTGCGGATCTTCCGGCTCACCCTGGACGTGCAGGAGCCGGAGCCGACCGAGGAGGAGCGGGCCGCCCGGCTGACCCGGCCGGTCATCGTGTTGTCCCGGCACGCCGGCCCCGGCGACTCCTTCCTGCTGATCTATCACCTCCTGGCCCTCTACCGGCGGCGGCCCCGCATCGTCATGAAGGCGGCGCTCCAGTACGACCCCTCGCTCGACGTGGTGATCAACCGGCTGCCGAACGCGTTCGTGCCCCGCACGTCCGGGCAGCAGGGCGTCATCGAGGAGATCCGGCGGCTGGCCGCGACGATGGGCGACCAGGACGCCCTGGTGATCTTCCCGGAGGGCGGCAACTTCACCCCGCGCCGCCGTCGGCTGGCCATCAGGCGGCTGGAGGAGAAGGGGCTGGCCAAGGAGGCGGAGCGGGCCCGCGGCATGGACCACCTGCTGCCGCCCCGTCCGAGCGGCGCCATCGCCGCCATCGACGCCTGCCCGTCGGCGGACGTCGTCTTCGTCGCGCACACCGGGCTCGACGACCTGGTCACGCTCGGGGACGTCTGGCGCAAGCTGCCCTTCAGCGCGCACATCACCGCCAAGTGGTGGCGGGTGCCCGCCGCCCAGGTGCCGCGCACCCGCGAGGAGCGCGTGCGCTGGTTGTACGACCACTGGGAGCAGATCGACGCCTGGATCAGCGCCCAACGGCTCCTGGTGGGAGAAAAGGGACCTCAGGCGGGCCGTGCTGGATGA
- a CDS encoding MFS transporter gives MGSPRIGGIDVSSRAPFGWAPLVVLFIVGFVDRIEHNLLSGVLPAVQQEWGFSDTAAGSIPTAAALAAAVVALPAGYLADRLSRTRIITVVVFVWAIATLGSGLATGFVMFYLMRVLLAAAENIDNPASGSLLADYYPPVSRAKAYGLTRVTTYLGGVGTLLGGVLAEAFSWRTAFLVMVVPGVLTALLVWMLREPRRGELDRLVATGDVTATATATATATVTEPVTGPVTGPVTGPVTGPVTEPGAQPVIRPAGTPPFWRQVRQVAAIPTLVSVCVGLSLLTLGLAGIFYWLPTFMVRTLGLGTAAAGSLSGLITVAGTLTGTLVGSWLGRKWHGTRKGGRLLAGGSGITAGSLVLAGALGMESIAAMTALVLLACSLMSIAIPNMTACLADVVPAAARGLGFAVLQLLITVGGAFGSLVVGIASDRLGSLSAGMYILVVPMVVGGLLTLGARASFERDARKVMEEAARG, from the coding sequence TTGGGTTCGCCGCGTATCGGCGGCATCGACGTGAGCTCCCGGGCGCCGTTCGGATGGGCGCCACTGGTGGTCCTCTTCATCGTCGGCTTCGTGGACCGGATCGAGCACAATCTGCTCTCGGGCGTGCTCCCGGCCGTGCAGCAGGAGTGGGGCTTCAGCGACACCGCCGCCGGGTCGATCCCGACGGCCGCCGCTCTGGCCGCGGCGGTCGTGGCGCTGCCCGCCGGCTATCTCGCCGATCGGCTCAGCCGCACCCGGATCATCACCGTGGTGGTCTTCGTCTGGGCGATCGCCACGCTCGGGTCGGGGCTGGCCACGGGTTTCGTCATGTTCTACCTGATGCGCGTGCTGCTGGCGGCGGCCGAGAACATCGACAATCCCGCCTCCGGCAGCCTCCTCGCCGATTACTACCCGCCGGTCAGCCGGGCGAAGGCGTACGGGCTCACGCGGGTCACCACCTACCTCGGCGGCGTCGGCACCCTGCTCGGCGGGGTGCTGGCGGAGGCGTTCTCGTGGCGTACGGCGTTCCTCGTCATGGTGGTGCCCGGCGTGCTCACGGCCCTGCTCGTCTGGATGTTGCGCGAACCGCGCCGCGGCGAGCTCGACCGGCTGGTGGCGACGGGCGACGTCACGGCGACCGCCACGGCGACCGCCACGGCGACCGTCACCGAGCCCGTCACGGGGCCTGTCACGGGGCCTGTCACGGGGCCTGTCACGGGGCCTGTCACGGAGCCGGGCGCGCAGCCTGTCATCAGGCCTGCCGGGACACCCCCGTTCTGGCGGCAGGTCCGTCAGGTGGCCGCCATCCCCACCCTGGTCTCCGTCTGCGTGGGCCTGTCCCTGCTCACCCTCGGCCTGGCCGGGATCTTCTACTGGCTGCCCACGTTCATGGTGCGGACCCTCGGCCTCGGCACAGCCGCGGCCGGCTCGCTGAGCGGCCTCATCACGGTCGCCGGCACGCTGACCGGCACCTTGGTCGGCTCGTGGCTGGGCAGGAAGTGGCACGGCACCCGCAAGGGCGGCCGGCTGCTGGCCGGTGGCAGCGGCATCACGGCCGGGTCGCTGGTGCTGGCGGGGGCGCTGGGCATGGAGTCGATCGCCGCGATGACCGCCCTGGTCCTGCTCGCCTGCTCGCTGATGTCCATCGCCATCCCGAACATGACGGCCTGCCTGGCGGACGTGGTCCCGGCTGCCGCGCGTGGCCTCGGCTTCGCCGTCCTGCAGCTGCTCATCACGGTCGGCGGCGCCTTCGGCTCCCTGGTCGTCGGCATCGCCTCGGACCGGCTCGGGTCCCTGTCGGCCGGCATGTACATCCTGGTGGTCCCGATGGTCGTGGGCGGCCTGCTCACGCTCGGGGCGCGGGCGTCGTTCGAGCGCGACGCCCGCAAGGTCATGGAGGAGGCCGCCCGCGGCTGA
- a CDS encoding cobyric acid synthase has translation MVTGGLLVAGTTSDAGKSVVTAGICRWLARQGVRVAPFKAQNMSLNSYVTAEGAEIGRAQAMQAQAAGLEPVADMNPILLKPGSDRRSQVVLRGRPVADVDAMEYGALRDMLRTAALDALGRLRERYDVVVCEGAGSPAEINLRRGDIANMGLARAAGLPVIVVGDIDRGGVFAAFYGTVGLLDAEDQSHISGFVVNKFRGAKELLEPGLDMLTRLTGRTVYGVLPWLDGLWLDVEDSLALDGRQVAARAPHGRQTLRVAVVRLPRISNFTDLDALAAEPGVLVRFVTEPVELDDADLVVLPGSRATVHDLAWLRARGLAAAIAARKGPVLGICGGFQMLGREIVDHVESGAGTVEGLGMLPVRVAFEGEKRLARPEGSAYGHPVRAYEIHHGRATVEGGEPFLDGCRVGDVWGTTWHGALENDAFRRAFLADVADRAGRDFVPDPGTDFAALREERLDALGDLVERHLDTDALLRLIQHGPPEVPFLPPGAVGR, from the coding sequence ATGGTCACCGGGGGATTGCTGGTCGCGGGCACCACGTCGGACGCGGGCAAGAGCGTGGTCACCGCCGGCATCTGCCGCTGGCTGGCCCGCCAGGGCGTGCGCGTCGCGCCCTTCAAGGCCCAGAACATGTCGCTCAACTCGTACGTCACCGCCGAGGGCGCCGAGATCGGCCGGGCCCAGGCGATGCAGGCGCAAGCCGCGGGCCTGGAGCCCGTGGCGGACATGAACCCCATCCTCCTCAAACCCGGCAGCGACCGCCGCAGTCAGGTCGTTCTCAGGGGCCGCCCTGTGGCGGACGTGGACGCGATGGAGTACGGCGCGCTCAGGGACATGCTGCGGACCGCGGCGCTGGACGCGCTCGGCCGGCTGCGCGAGCGGTACGACGTGGTGGTGTGCGAGGGCGCGGGCAGTCCGGCCGAGATCAACCTGCGTCGCGGCGACATCGCCAACATGGGCCTGGCCAGGGCCGCCGGCCTGCCGGTCATCGTGGTGGGCGACATCGACAGGGGAGGGGTGTTCGCCGCCTTCTACGGCACGGTGGGCCTCCTGGACGCCGAGGACCAATCCCACATTTCCGGATTCGTGGTGAACAAGTTCCGCGGCGCGAAGGAGCTGCTGGAGCCCGGGCTCGACATGCTGACGCGGCTGACCGGGCGCACGGTGTACGGCGTGCTGCCCTGGCTCGACGGCCTCTGGCTGGACGTCGAGGACTCCCTGGCCCTGGACGGCCGCCAGGTCGCCGCCCGCGCCCCGCACGGCAGGCAGACGCTGCGGGTGGCGGTGGTGCGGCTGCCGCGGATCTCCAACTTCACCGATCTGGACGCGCTGGCCGCCGAGCCCGGCGTCCTGGTGCGTTTCGTGACGGAGCCGGTCGAGCTGGACGACGCCGACCTGGTGGTGCTGCCCGGATCGCGGGCCACGGTGCACGACCTGGCCTGGCTGCGCGCGCGGGGGCTGGCCGCGGCGATCGCCGCCAGGAAGGGCCCCGTGCTCGGGATCTGCGGCGGGTTCCAGATGCTCGGGCGCGAGATCGTCGACCACGTCGAGTCGGGAGCGGGCACGGTCGAAGGACTGGGGATGCTTCCGGTACGGGTCGCGTTCGAGGGGGAGAAACGGCTCGCCCGGCCGGAGGGCAGCGCCTACGGGCACCCGGTGCGCGCGTACGAGATCCACCACGGCCGGGCCACGGTGGAGGGCGGCGAGCCGTTCCTCGACGGTTGCCGGGTCGGTGACGTGTGGGGGACCACGTGGCACGGGGCTCTCGAGAACGACGCGTTCCGCCGCGCGTTCCTCGCCGACGTGGCCGACCGGGCCGGGCGCGACTTCGTCCCGGATCCCGGCACGGACTTCGCCGCGCTCAGGGAAGAGCGGCTGGACGCGCTCGGCGATCTCGTGGAGCGGCACCTCGACACGGACGCGCTGCTCCGCCTCATCCAGCACGGCCCGCCTGAGGTCCCTTTTCTCCCACCAGGAGCCGTTGGGCGCTGA
- a CDS encoding pyridoxamine 5'-phosphate oxidase family protein translates to MTATVKSFAEIEGEFDAYVGTTVYATMVTVDARNRPRTRVLIPVWEQADGHPLGWLATYRTPVKAAHLAANPHASFSYWRPDNNSVAIDTVAAWVEDLEVKRHVWDLYRKTSPRGAGYDLGAFWRSPADPELRVLRLEPYRIQVIRGRDLRSRMWRPDVP, encoded by the coding sequence ATGACCGCCACCGTGAAGTCCTTCGCCGAGATCGAGGGCGAGTTCGACGCCTACGTCGGCACGACCGTGTACGCCACCATGGTCACGGTCGACGCCCGCAACCGCCCCCGCACCAGGGTGCTCATCCCCGTGTGGGAGCAGGCGGACGGCCATCCGCTCGGCTGGCTGGCGACCTACAGAACCCCGGTCAAGGCCGCCCATCTCGCCGCGAACCCGCACGCGAGCTTTTCCTACTGGCGACCGGACAACAACTCGGTCGCCATCGACACCGTGGCGGCATGGGTAGAGGACCTGGAGGTGAAGCGCCATGTCTGGGACCTCTACCGCAAGACCAGCCCCCGCGGAGCCGGGTACGACCTGGGCGCCTTCTGGCGCTCGCCGGCCGACCCGGAGCTGCGCGTCCTGCGTCTCGAGCCGTATCGGATCCAGGTGATCCGCGGCCGCGATCTACGCAGCCGGATGTGGCGTCCGGACGTTCCGTGA